Proteins from one Candidatus Eisenbacteria bacterium genomic window:
- a CDS encoding 50S ribosomal protein L23 has protein sequence MNREPRTIVRRAMISEKGTRLREKQNGYLFEVSRDANKIEIKRAIESIFNVKVDSVRTIRVHGKPKRMGRFAGHRPDWKKALVTLKKGQTIELFEQV, from the coding sequence ATGAACCGCGAACCCCGCACCATCGTGCGCCGGGCGATGATCTCCGAGAAGGGGACCCGCCTCCGCGAGAAACAGAACGGGTATCTCTTCGAGGTCTCGCGCGACGCGAACAAGATCGAGATCAAGCGCGCCATCGAATCGATCTTCAACGTGAAGGTGGATTCGGTGCGCACCATCCGCGTGCACGGCAAGCCGAAGCGCATGGGCCGGTTCGCGGGCCATCGACCCGATTGGAAGAAGGCTCTCGTCACCCTCAAGAAGGGTCAGACGATCGAGCTCTTCGAGCAGGTATAG